AACATACTTATTTTCCTGGCTGCTGCACGCGGCAACCAACAGCACAAGGGAGATCAGCCAGGCCCACGCCGCAAGGGACGTCGAAAACTCATGCCGGATTCTGTTTGTCATGCACATCGCTTAAGATCTCCTAACCGTCAGGTGTCTGCGACAAAACATCGAAGGGATTTACAGGGGACGTTGGAACTTCCGCCTGGCCCAGGGGGACCTGCCCTGTGGGCTTGCTCCGCCATGATTTCTTGAGCTTTGGAAGGAATAAAATCGGGTTCTTCGTGGATATCACCACCGCTGCCCGCTGTGTAGTAGAGGTGGATTGATCGCCGAAGAACATAACATCGGGCAGCGGTGGGAGCATCTCCCCTCAGTGCAGTATGTTCAACAAGTTGTTTATACACTTTTAAGTGCTTCTGCAACAGGGATCAAACAACATCGACCTGTTCCCAATGAGCCAAAGCTCCTCAAAAGGATCCAAATCACGATTTTTCCGGCCATCAGCAATTCTCATTTTGAAAAACCTATACCCCCCTGCCCCCCTCGAGAGGGGAATTTTTAGGCTAAAGTCCCCCTTTGAAGGGGGATTGAGAGGGATGTCGGAAATGCGAATATCATGAGAGCCATCCAAAATAAGAATTGCTGCCCGGCCATGGTTCCAGGTTGAAAGTGACGTGCAAATGAAATAATTAAGGCTTTTTGTGCTTTCATCCGATACTGGGTAAGTTACTGAGAGAATCTATTCACATGGGTTGATATCTGTTCCAAACCATCACCATTAGTAGAGCGTTACAGATCAGATTGGGTTTCCATTATGAAATTGAGAAATAAGACCTCTTTACTTCTTGCCGTTATCATCCTGACAGTTCTCAGCGCTATGGGCTTTTTTTACCTTCGCTTTCTGGAGAAGGCTATCGAGAGCTCCATCTTCGCCGGCCTCAGTGGTGTTTCCAGCACCTCTGCCGAAGCCGTGTCAAAATTTCTGCAAGTCAATCTTCGGGATGCTCAGGTGATTGCTTCCGGCATTCCCAAAGGTATTCTGGAAAAACAGGACAAAAAAGGGATGCAGGAATATCTGCGGGAAGTGATGGAGGTCTACCCTCAGTTCAGCAATGGAATTTTTATTCTTGACTCTAAAGGAACACATTGGGCCGATTACCCTCCCCACCCTGAATTGTACGGTATGTCCCGATCCTTTCAGGAATACTTTATTCGCACCATGCAGGAGCAAAAGGGGGTGGTTTGTCCTTACCGGTCAGGAAGGACGGGGGAACCCGTCCTGACTTTCACTGCCCTCCTGAGAGGGGCTAAAAATGAAGTATTGGGCATGGTGGGATGTTCCGTGCAGCTTTTGCATCCCGATGCACTGGAAGGAATTCGAAAAACGAAAATCGGTAACTCCGGATATATCTATATCTTCGATACTTCCAGGCTGATGATCCTGCATCCCGATAAGAAGAGAATACTTCAAAGAGATGTGCCTACCGGTCGAAACCGGCTTTTTGACAGGGCCATCGAAGGATTCGAAGGAGTGGGGGAGACCATCAATTCCCGCGGAACGGAAATGCTGCTTTCCGTCCAGCATATCCCCGGGTCGAACTGGATCATTGGAGCGCAGCAACTTAGAACGGAGGCTTTCGCTCCCATTCGGCAGGCCCGCTTTCTGATTCTCATCAGTATTCTTTTTGCCGTAGCGACTGCGGTGGGGATCGGTTTCCTGGCGGTGCGGAGAATCACGGCTCCCCTCGAGAAACTCAGAGGGGCAGCGATGCAGTTAGGGCAGGAAGCCCAGTTCGCCTCTTCAGAGTCCCAAAAAATACATGGAAATTTTGTGGAAGAACTGAACCGTATCGAAATGAAAGATGAAGTCGGAGAACTGGCGCGCGTCTTTCTGGAGATGTTCCAAAAACTGGATCAGAGTTTCGCGCAGCTCAGGAATTCGGCAAGGGATTTGCGGCACCAAAACGAATACCTGGAGGCCATACATGAAACCTCGCTTGGGTTGCTCAGGCGGTTGGATGTGAGCGACCTGCTCGAGGCCATTTTAATCAGGGCGGGGGCTCTCGTTGGATGCCCCAATGGATATCTCTGCCTGTATCAGGCAGAGGGAAATTTCCTGGAAATGCAAGTGGGTATCGGCGTATATGAAAAAAGCGTAGGTTTCCGGTTAACCCCGGGGGAGGGTTTATGTGGAAAGGTGTGGCAAACCGGCCGGCCCATGGTGCTGGAAGATTACAAGAAATGGCCGGCACGACTGCCCGACAGTGCGTTCGATGAACTGCGGGCGGTTGTGGGGATACCGCTCAAGTCGGAAACACAGGTCTTGGGTGTCATAGGACTTGCCCATGTTGAAGAAGAGAGGCGGTTTAGGGAAGAAGAGGTCCTCCTGCTCAGCCGATTTGCCGAACTGGCCTCCATCGCTCTCGATAATGCCAGGCTTTACGCTGAACTGCAAAAAGAGCTCGATGAGCGCAAAAAGATGGAGAGGGCTCTCAAAGAATCCCATGAAAGATTCGTGACAGTGCTGGACGGCATGGATGCGGATATTTATGTCGCTGACATGAAATCTCATGAAATCCTTTTTATGAATAAACATATGGCGCGAACCTTCGGTGAAAATCTCGTGGGAAAGATTTGCTGGCAAGTCTTCCGCGGAGAATCGAGCCCGTGCCGACACTGCACCAACGACCGATTGATGAACGACGCTGAACATCCTGCAGGTGTGTGCGTATGGGAATCCCAGAATCCTGTTACCGGCAACTGGTATCTCAACTATGACCGTGCCATCAAATGGGTGGATGGACGTTTTGTGCGCCTGCAGGTTGCTACGAACATCAATGAACGCAAAAAAATGGAAGAAGAGAGCCTGAAGTCCCAGAAACTTGAATCCCTGGGGGTGCTCGCAGGGGGGATCGCTCATGACTTCAACAACCTCCTCACTGCCGTGACGGGTAATATCTCTCTTGCAAAAACATATGCTCCCCTGGATACACCCTTGATGGAGCGGCTGGAAGAGGCGGAAAAGGCATCCGTGCGGGCAAAAGATCTCACTTTTCAGCTGCTGACTTTCGCCAAGGGGGGGGCTCCCGTCAAGCAGGTCACTTCCCTCAAGGGAGTGATCGAGGATTCCTGCCGGTTTGCACTCCCGGGATCGAAGTGCAAATGTCTGATCGATGTTCCAGAGGACCTGTGGTTAGTGGATGCGGATGCCGGGCAGATTTCTCAGGTGCTCCACAATCTTTTGCTGAATTCGGAGCAGGCCATGCCGGGCGGCGGGAATATAGAGGTGAAGGCTCAAAACGTTACTCTCGATGCGTCTCGGGATCTGTCTCTACCTCCCGGAGACTACGTGAACATTTCCGTTTCGGATAATGGGGCCGGAATTGAAAAAGAACACCTCTCCAAGATATTCGACCCCTATTTTACCACTAAACTTCATGGAAACGGGCTCGGCCTCGCTACGGTCTACTCTATTGTCAAGAAGCATGAGGGGCATATTACCGTTCAATCCCAAAGGGATATCGGTACAACTTTTAGCGTTTTTTTGCCTGCTTCCAAAGAGCACGGGCATGAGAGGAAGAAGGTGCAAAATGCGGGACTTACAGGGGGACAAGGCCGGATATTGCTGATGGATGATGAAGAGATTGTAAGGGACGTGACCAGTCTCATGCTTCGGTCCATGGGGTATGAAGTGGAGCATGCGGAAGACGGTGAGGAAAGTATCCGCATGTTCAAAGCCGCTATCGAATCAGGAAAACCCTTCGATTCCGTAATCATGGACCTTACGATTCCCGGAGGGATGGGAGGCAGGGAAGCCGTCGCGGAGCTTCTTAAAATCGATCCTTCCATAAAGGTCATTGTTGCGAGCGGTTATTCCAATGATCCCGTGATGGCCAGTTACCGGGAATACGGCTTCAGTGGTGTGTTGGGGAAGCCTTTTCGCATTGAGGAATTGAGCGAGATATTGCACCGGGTCATGAGTGCTTAGGGAGTTGGCGGATTCCCAATATCCCGTTATTCACCACGGAGACACGGAGGGCACGGAGAAGATTTTGGAATTTTTATGGGATTTCTCTGTGCCTCCGTGCTAAATGGAGGATTTCAAGAGTGATTCATTCCCTTAAATAACCCTTCCATTCCGAGGTTGGTCGGAAAAAAAGAGGTGAAGAAATGAAGCACAGCAGAAAAAAACAACTTTTTCCTTTGGTTCTGTTCTTGTCGGTTTTCATGACGTCTACGACGGCCTTTGCCGATCTCTACTGGGAATTCAAACAAGTATCTAAAGGGGTGGAGGGACAACCTGATGCCACGAGGATACAGAAAAACTACTATACTGACAGAGCTTCTCGTGTGGAGACGGGCAGTGGCGCCGTCATGATCATGGATCTGGATTCCATGACCATCTATCAATTGGATCCCAGAAGCAAGACTTACATAAAGAGCGATATGCGAAAGATGGGCGCTCCTGAACAGATGCCCGGTATGAGCGCCGAACAGCGGAAGAAAATGATCGAAAATATGGCAGGAAGCATGAAAGTTACCCCCACAGACGAAACCAAGACCATAGCCGGTTATAACTGCCGGAAATACAATGTCGGTTTCATGAACTCCAGTAACGAATATTGGTTGTCAAAGGATGTGAAGGGCTACGATGAGCTGAAGAGGATCGGCGCAAAGATGGCCATGAGTTTTGAAGCCAATCCTGTCTTGAAACAAATGAACATCGCCGGCATCATGGATAAACTGGACGGTTTTCCAGTGCAGATCATTACCCATGCCGGGCGAGGCACAATGACTTCCACGTTAATCAAAATAGAGCAGAAGCCGCTCCCTGCGGAGTTGTTCCAAGTGCCAAAAGGCTATAAGGTGATGAAAAGAGAATAATTTCTATCCAGAGATGGTGTTTGAGGAAAATCAGAGGGGAGCAGTCCCGGCTGGGAGGCCATTGGAACAAAATGAATCATTTGGGGGGGCCAACATTGGTAGCGCCGTCGTAGAAGACGGCGCTACCGTTCTGTTCGAGTGCACTCCTTGCGTCGCTCCCAAAAAGCTGTACCCAACAACCTTTGTCTCTGTCAATGTTTACAGAAATTTTATGACGCTGTTTACATAGGATTCTATTTTATTCAGAAGCTCTGTGTTCGTTTGATCAAAGCTGATCCCCAGGGTGACCTTTTTGTCGTCCATGCTGAGACTTCGAATTTCGCCGGAAATGGTTCGAATATTTCTGATTCCCATCAGTTCAAAAGTCGTATTCAGCCTGTCTCCCACTTGAATGGGATGTTCATTCAAATTTTCCGGTTCGAGAAAAGTGAATTTGCATCCCCCCGTGCTGATATCCAAAATGACTCCCCGGTAAACCGCATCATGCCCTTCTAGGCTTATTTCAGCCGGAATATTGCACTCCACTCGATAATGCCTGCGGAGCTCGTGCTTTTCGATTTTTTCGGGATAAGAGAGAAACACAAGCCTGGCAGGTACAAAAATATGATTCAGGATATTGGCTCGAAATCCATACACCACACCCTCGGACAGGAAGGTGATCGTAACGGTATTTCCTTCGTAGATGTAGCTTTCGACTCCAGGAGTTCTTGGAGCGGTAAGGATCAGGTATCGTCCCGGCAAGGCTCCGACAAGGATGCTTTTCAACCTGGAGGATGTTCCTTGAATTTGAATGAAAAGTTGACTGCCCAGCCCGATGCTTAACTCTTTTGCGACTTCGGTCTTTTCAACCGGCCTGTCATTCTCCATATGACCTTTGACCTTCCCCTCAAGCGGTTT
This region of Desulforhabdus amnigena genomic DNA includes:
- a CDS encoding ATP-binding protein produces the protein MKLRNKTSLLLAVIILTVLSAMGFFYLRFLEKAIESSIFAGLSGVSSTSAEAVSKFLQVNLRDAQVIASGIPKGILEKQDKKGMQEYLREVMEVYPQFSNGIFILDSKGTHWADYPPHPELYGMSRSFQEYFIRTMQEQKGVVCPYRSGRTGEPVLTFTALLRGAKNEVLGMVGCSVQLLHPDALEGIRKTKIGNSGYIYIFDTSRLMILHPDKKRILQRDVPTGRNRLFDRAIEGFEGVGETINSRGTEMLLSVQHIPGSNWIIGAQQLRTEAFAPIRQARFLILISILFAVATAVGIGFLAVRRITAPLEKLRGAAMQLGQEAQFASSESQKIHGNFVEELNRIEMKDEVGELARVFLEMFQKLDQSFAQLRNSARDLRHQNEYLEAIHETSLGLLRRLDVSDLLEAILIRAGALVGCPNGYLCLYQAEGNFLEMQVGIGVYEKSVGFRLTPGEGLCGKVWQTGRPMVLEDYKKWPARLPDSAFDELRAVVGIPLKSETQVLGVIGLAHVEEERRFREEEVLLLSRFAELASIALDNARLYAELQKELDERKKMERALKESHERFVTVLDGMDADIYVADMKSHEILFMNKHMARTFGENLVGKICWQVFRGESSPCRHCTNDRLMNDAEHPAGVCVWESQNPVTGNWYLNYDRAIKWVDGRFVRLQVATNINERKKMEEESLKSQKLESLGVLAGGIAHDFNNLLTAVTGNISLAKTYAPLDTPLMERLEEAEKASVRAKDLTFQLLTFAKGGAPVKQVTSLKGVIEDSCRFALPGSKCKCLIDVPEDLWLVDADAGQISQVLHNLLLNSEQAMPGGGNIEVKAQNVTLDASRDLSLPPGDYVNISVSDNGAGIEKEHLSKIFDPYFTTKLHGNGLGLATVYSIVKKHEGHITVQSQRDIGTTFSVFLPASKEHGHERKKVQNAGLTGGQGRILLMDDEEIVRDVTSLMLRSMGYEVEHAEDGEESIRMFKAAIESGKPFDSVIMDLTIPGGMGGREAVAELLKIDPSIKVIVASGYSNDPVMASYREYGFSGVLGKPFRIEELSEILHRVMSA
- a CDS encoding DUF4412 domain-containing protein, with product MKHSRKKQLFPLVLFLSVFMTSTTAFADLYWEFKQVSKGVEGQPDATRIQKNYYTDRASRVETGSGAVMIMDLDSMTIYQLDPRSKTYIKSDMRKMGAPEQMPGMSAEQRKKMIENMAGSMKVTPTDETKTIAGYNCRKYNVGFMNSSNEYWLSKDVKGYDELKRIGAKMAMSFEANPVLKQMNIAGIMDKLDGFPVQIITHAGRGTMTSTLIKIEQKPLPAELFQVPKGYKVMKRE
- a CDS encoding flagellar brake protein; amino-acid sequence: MENDRPVEKTEVAKELSIGLGSQLFIQIQGTSSRLKSILVGALPGRYLILTAPRTPGVESYIYEGNTVTITFLSEGVVYGFRANILNHIFVPARLVFLSYPEKIEKHELRRHYRVECNIPAEISLEGHDAVYRGVILDISTGGCKFTFLEPENLNEHPIQVGDRLNTTFELMGIRNIRTISGEIRSLSMDDKKVTLGISFDQTNTELLNKIESYVNSVIKFL